CGCTTCGCTGGCCAGCGAGCTCAACGCGCAGCCGAATTCGGCCGTGCCGGTGCTGATTGGCTACGGCCCGGAAGGTGAAGCGGTCATCGCCCGCTCGCGGGAGCAGGGCTGGCTTTCGCGCCGTGACCTGCGCTACGCCGCCTGGGTCACCCCGATGGAGGCCCAGCGGGCTGTCCGCCTGGGCGACGCCGAACCTTTCGGCTCCGGTTGGGCGCTGGTGTGGCGTGGCAAGTACGACGACACCTACGGCCTGGCCTGGCCGCTGGTGCAAGCGGAGTGGCAGCGCAGCGACGAGTAAGACAGCGTTCTTGTCTCATCGGGGGCCCAGAAATGCTCTGGGTTCCCGGTGACTGCATGGCCCACCCCACCTTTAACATTAATATTTTGCGGTTGTCACAAGCATCAATCCTTATGTTCCGCCGGATGAATTCGCTTTAATGTCAGTGTGGCTTCTTTGTCTTCCTCTCTGTTTTCTCCCCGGCGTGCGCTGACTGAGCGTTCCTCCCTAGGCTGGGATTTCCTGATGTTCTGCGGGATGGCTGTGCTGGTTTGGATGCTGCATGCGGCGGCCATTCCTGGCTTCTCCGGTATGGGCGGTGGAGCAGAGCAGGGCCTGCTGACCCGGCTGTGGCTGGTGGCCGGAATTCTTGGAGTGCTGCTGTCGCACCGCTCGACCCTCTCCGAGGCGGGCTCGGCCTACTTGTTGCCGCTGGCGGCCTTCGGGGTGGCGGCGGCCCTGTTTGCGGCGGCTGGATACGCGGAGCACATCGCGCTGCTGGTTCCGGTGCACCTGCTCTGGCTGCTGCTGACGGCCGCTGTGCAGGTGGCCTTGCAGCGCCGCCGGCCTCCCGTGCGGCTGGGCATGCTGGCTGCACCGGACCCCGAGTTGCTGCCTTACCTGCAGGAGCGGCACCTGCGCCCTACTGTGCTCTCGGCGCAGGAGCCTGCAGCCCTGCAGCAGGTGGACGCACTGGTGGTCCGCCCTGAGCAGTACAGCGCTTTGCAGCAGCGCGTCCTCGAACATGCCCAGCTGATGAACCTGCCCGTGGTATCGGGCCGGCTGCTGGAAGAAGAGCTGACCGGCCGGGTCTCGCTTGATGACGTGGACGAAACCTGGGTCACGCCAGCTGCGTTCCAGACCGGCTACTTGCCCTGGAAGCGCTTTTTCGATGTGTTTTTTACCCTGGTCTCCTTACCGGTGCTGCTGCCGCTGATGGCGGTGGTGGCTGCCGTGGTGTACTTCAACAGCGGCCGGCCCATCCTGTTCTGGCAGGAGCGGGTGGGACGCGGCGGCCAGCCGTTTCAGCTGGTCAAGTTCCGCACCATGACCCGCGACTCCGAGCGCTCCGGTCCGGCTTTCGCCAAGCAGGGCGACCAGCGTATTACTCCGGTAGGAGCCTTTCTCCGCAAATTCCGCTTGGATGAGCTGCCGCAGTTCTGGAATGTGCTGCGCGGCGAAATGAGCATCATCGGTCCCCGCCCCGAGCAGTGGGCCTTTACGGTGGAGTTCGAAGAAAGTATCCCGATGTATTCTTCGCGCCACTGGGTCCGCCCCGGCATTACCGGCTGGGCGCAGGTCACCCAGGGTTACACCGACAGTGTGGGCCAGATTACCGAGAAGCTGCGCTACGATTTTTATTACGTCAAGCACTGCTCGCTGGCCCTGGACCTGCAAATTGTCTGGAAGACCGTGATGACCATCCTGACCGGCTTTGGCTCGCGCTAAGCGCCGGAGAATAAATAGCGGCCCTCACACTTAACCGGGGTGGGGGCCGCTGCTTATCTGTCTACGGTCAGTGGCTCTACGGTCCCCCTCAGCCGTGCCCGCTCGGCGGCAAAGGCCAGCCGGTGCGAGTCCAGCGATTCGGCCAGCGGGGTAGGGATGGCGCGTTCGCCGCGCAAAAAGGCCAGCCAATCACGGACCAGCGCCACGTCGCCGCCGCCGTGGTTGCCGCTCACGTCCACGGTCCAGCGCTGCACCCTGCTCTTTTGCCCTGCGCCCATTGGTTCTGTGCCCATTGGTTCTGCGCCGCTGCGGAAGTCGTGCCACTCCAGTTCGCCCAGCTCCAGCTGCCCGCGCAGCTCGCCGTGCGACCCCAGCACCTTGAGCGTGCGGGTGTTGTTGTGGGTAAAGGCGGTGGTGGTCAGTGTGGCGGTGACTCCACCAGCGAACTCTGCCGTGACCGTCTGGTGGTCGCAGACATTGTTGTGGCCCAGGTACACGCACTCGCCGTAAGAGGTTTCTTCCAGTGCGCTGCGTAGGCTGCGGCCCCCGGCGGTCAGCACCGTGACCGGCCAGGCGTGTGGGTCGCGGGTGCCGTAGATGACGCGGGCGTCGGAGGGGCAGTCCAGCACCGGGCAGTCCAGGCAGCGCCGCGCCGCGCCGGGCGGGGCCTGGTCCGGGCGGAAATGAAAGAGCCCACCTGCCGAACTGACCCGCAGCGGCGGGGCGGCGGCCCACCAGCGAAGCAGGTCGAGGTCGTGGCTGCTCTTGGCAAGAATGAAGGGCGCGGCCGGCGGCGAGGCGCGCCAGTTGCCCCGCACGTAAGAGTGCGCGTAGTGCCAGTGGGCCACATTCTCGTTGAGCTGTATGCCGATAAGCCGTCCCAGCCGGCCCGAACGAATCGTGGCGGTCACCTCGCGGAAAAAGGGAGTGGCCCGCAGCACGTGGCAGACGCTGACTCGCCCGGCGGACGCAGCTTCGGCAGTCAGCAGCAAGTCCAGTTCGGCTTCGTTCAGGGCCACGGGCTTTTCCAGCAGCACGTGGTAGCCCAGTGCCAGGGCCTTCAAGCAGGGGTCAGTATGGATGCCGTCTGGCGTGGCGACTACGGCCGCGTCAACCACCCGGCCAAGGGCAAAGAACTCGGCCGCGTCCGCAAAGCAGTGCTCCGGCGGCACTCCCAGCCGGGCCGCGACCTCGGCCAGCCGCTCGGCGCGGGGGTCCACCAGGTGGGTGACCTGGGCTCCCTCCTCCTGGAGGTGCCGGGCATACACGTCGGCACCCCGGTTGCCACAGCCGATGATGGCGACGGTGGGAATCATGGTCCTTACTGTACTCCGCTGCCGCGCTGCCGCGGCGCCCGCTGCCTGTAGTTACAGCACCCGCGCCACCGCATAGGGGATGATGTGCGGCCGCCCGGTGTCGGGGTCCTGCAGCACATGGGCTTTGAGGCCGAACACGTCACGCAGCAGCTCCGGCGTCATCAGGGCGGCCGGGTCCCCCTGAGCGTAGACGCGCCCGCCCTGGACCGCCACCAGTTCGTCCGAGTAGCGCACCGCCTGATTCAGGTCGTGCAGCACCATCACCACCGTCTTGCCCTGTTCGCGGTTGAGGCGCTGTACCAGTTCCAGCACCTCCAGCTGGTGGCTGAGGTCGAGGTAGGTGGTGGGTTCATCCAGCAGCAGTACCGGGGTGCTCTGGGCCAGACTCATGGCAATCCAGGCGCGCTGGCGCTGGCCTCCGCTCAGGGCGTCCAGCGGCCGGCCTGCGAAGGCGGTCATGCCGGTCTGGCTCATGGCCCAGGCGACCTGCGCCCGGTCGGCTTCGCCGCGTGTGCCCAGAAACCCCTGGTGCGGGTGCCGCCCGAACCAGACCAGCTGCTCGACGGTCAGCCCTTCGGGCGCCACCGGGCCCTGCGGCAAAATCGCCAGCCGGCGGGCCACTTCCTTCGGGTTCAGCCGGTGCAGGTCCTGACCGTCCAGCATCACGGCGCCGCCGCTGGGGGCCAGCAGCCGCGAAAGGGCGCGCAGCAGCGTAGACTTGCCGCAGCCGTTGGCACCGACCAGCGAGGTGACGGCGCCGCCGCGCAGCGCGAAGTTCAGGTCGTTCAAAATCGCCTGTTCGCCGTAGCTCAGCGTCAGGTGGCTGGCTTCCAGCGGGCGGGGGGGAATAGGTTCGGTCATCTGGTCGGCTCTCCTTTGTGCCGGAGTTACCTGCCGCGCCGCAGCAGATACAGAAAATAGGGTGCCCCCAGCAGCGTGGTGATGAGGCCCGCCGGCACTTCCAGCGGGGGAGACAGGATACGCCCCAGAGTATCGGCGGCCAGGACCAGTGCGGCTCCCAGCAGGGCGCTGACCGGCAAGGTGCGCCCGTGCAGGTTGCCGGCCAGCAGCCGCGCCAGGTGCGGGGCAACCAGCCCCACGAAGCCCAGCACCCCGCAGGCCGTGACTGCGGCGGCCGCCAGACCCACCGCCACCAGCAAGGCGCCGTAGCGGCCCATCGTAACCCGGTGTCCCAGCGCCAGCGCCGTGTCTTCGCCCAGTGCCAGCAGGTCCAGGCGGCGGCCCAGCAACCATGCGGCCGGCAGCAGCGTCAGGGCCCAGGGCAAGGCCCGCCCTGCCCGTGCCCAGTCGGCTCCGTAGACCGTGCCGGCCAGAAACGCCAGCGCCCCGCCGACGTGGTCTGGAGCGCGCAGCAGCGCCAGCTGGCCCAGCGCCCCGCAGGCTGCCCCCACGGCCACCCCCAGCAGGGCCAGGCGCACTGGGGGCAGCCGCGCCCCGCCCCCGGCACCCCCGCTATGGGCCAGCGCCAGCACCAGCAGGAAAGCCCCCCAGGCTCCCAGGAAAGCGCCCCAGGGCAGCAGCCAGCCCGGCGCATCCGGCAGCACCAGCAGCAGCAGGATCACGGCCAGCCCGGCGCCCGCTCCCACCCCCACCAGGTCAGGGCTGGCCAGGGGATTACGCACCACCGCCTGCAAGATGGTTCCGCTGACTGCAAACATCGCCCCGCCCAGCAGGGCCGCCACCACCCGGGGCAGCCGCAGGTCGAACACCAGCCGGCGGGTGAGGTCGGCGGTCTCGCCCGGTTGCCCACTGAGCGCGGCCCACAGGTCGGCGGGCGGCGTGGGGACAGCGCCCACCCCCAGGGCGAAAAAAGCCAGCGTCAGCACGCCCAGGCCCAGGCCCAGCGGCAGGGCCGCCTGGCGCCACCCCTGCGGCGGGACGTGGTCTACACGTGGGGGCAGGGAGAAGGTCATGGCCGTGCCCGGAATCCGGGGGCGGGGGCCTCATTCATCAGCAGGCCGCTGTCACGCATCTGCCCGAAAATACGTTCTATCGACAGCGGACCACGCGAACGCGACCACAGGTCCCGGTCCACCTCGTACACGCGGTTCGCCCTGACCGCGTCCAGCCCCTGCCACAGCGGGTTGGCAGCCCACTTGACCGTGATGGGCGTCTCGTCCTGCGCCGTCATCAGCACCAGCGAAGGCGGGTTCAGCGCGGCCAAACCCTCCAGGCTCACCTGATAAATCACTTCGCCGTCCTGCGCCCTGGCCACGTTCCGGCGGCCCACCTTCTCAAAGAGGCTGCCCGCAAAGCTCTGGTCCGAGTGGACCCAGAACCCTTCGGGGGTCGCTGCGCCCACCAGCACGGGGGGAGCGCCGGCGCTGGCTACGGATTTCACGCTTGCCAGCAGCGCCGCTTGCCGGTCCAGCTCGCCGCTGGCCTGCTCCCGCCGCCCGGTCAGCTCACCCACACTGCGCAGCTGCTCCATCACGTCGTCGTAGCTGGCCGAACGGTTGGGGTAGTCCTGTGTCCGGGCCAGCTTGTGCAGGGCCGGCAGCACCTCCGCGTGGGTCTTGGAGTCGGCCAGAATCAGGTCCGGCTTCAGGGCGCTGATGGCCTCCAGGCTGGGCTGGGCGCGGGTGCCTACATCGGCTACGCCCTGCAGGTATTCCTGCAAGTAGGCCGGTGCCCCCCGCTCGGCTCCAGTGTTGCCCAGTGCGCCGCCTACCGGCTGCACGCCCAGTGCCGCCAGCATGTCCAGATAGGAGTATTCCAGCGCGACCACGCGGGGCGTGGCCTCCTGGTCATCCGCCCTGGAAGTGGCTGTGCCGGAGGCTGCCGGCTCCGCTCCGGCGGCCTGTGATGTGGCTGGCGCCGCGGCCTGAGCAGCTGCAGCGCCGCTCCCCGTTTGCCCCCCTGGCTGCGGCGAACAGGCCAGCAGCAGAGTGCTGAGGCCCAGGGCCGGCGAGAAGCGGGACAGGCGGAAAGGGGCAAGCGGGGCAAGGTGGGTCATGTCAGGTTCTCCGTTGCGGCTCAGGCGCGGATACGCCGGGCCAGCACAATGAAAAAAGGTGTACCCAGGGCTGCAATCAGCAGGCCCACCGGGGTTTCGGCAGGGGCGTCTATCAGCCGGGCGGCCACGTCGGCCAGGATCAGCAGCGCCGCGCCCAGCAGGGCCGAGAGCGGCAGGGTCAGGCGGTGGTCACGGCCCAGCAGCCCGCGGGCCAGGTGCGGCACAATCAGCCCCACGTAGCCCAGCGGCCCGGTCAGGGCCACCGCGCCGGCGGCCAGCAGTACGCCCAGCAGGCTGAGGCCCAGCAGGTCGCGCCCGGCCTGCGCCCCCAGGCTGCGGGCCACGTCCTCGCCCAGCGCCAGGAGGTTGACGCGGGAGCCCAGCAGCAGCGCCAGCACCAGCGGCGCCGCCAGCCAGGGCCAGGTGCGGGCCAGGTCCTCCCAGGTGCGCCCGGCCACCGAACCGTTCAGCAGCACCAGTGCGGCCTGGGCGCGGTCCTCCCACAGAATCTGAATGCTGCGGGTCACGGCGCTGCACAGCGCAGCTACCGCCATGCCGCTCAGGGCCAGCCGCAGCGGGGTAAAGCCCGAGCGGGCCGCGAAGCCCAGCGTCAGCCCGGCTGCCAGCAGGCCGCCCCCGAAGGCGAGCGGCACGCTCAGGCCGCCCAGCGCCGGGAAAAACACCACGCCCAGCATCAGCGCCAGGGCGGCGCCGGCCTCCACCCCCAGAATGCCGGGGTCGGCCAATGGGTTGCGGGTCACGCCCTGCAGCAGCAGTCCACTGACCCCCAGTGCCGCGCCGGCCAGCCCGGCGGCCAGCGTGCGGGGAAAGCGCAGGGTCCACACCGCCAGGCTCTCGCGTGAGTCGTCGGGGGTCTGCAAGACCCGCAGCACCTCCTCTGGGGCGATGTGCAGCGCTCCGCTTCCCAGCGAGACGATAAAGGCCACCCCCAGCAGCGCCGCTGCCGCGAGGTAGCACAGCGGTGCCCAGCCGGTGGGCCGCCCGGCGGCTGGGCGGGTCACAGGTGACCTGCCAGCGTCAGGCGGTACTGCGGTTCGGGATACAGCTCCGGTGCATGGCTGCTGGCCGGCAGGTGCAGCGTGTGGGTGCGTTCGCCCTGCACGTGCACCCGGCCAGGCTGGCCCCGGCCTTGCGGCGGCCAGTAGTGCAGCTCTACCTCGAAGCCGTCCTCGTCCTGGCGCAGCACGTCGGCTTCGCGGCGGGCGTCCAGCCACCACCAGCCAGCCTGCTGGAACGCGGCGGCGTCGGCATACTGGGCGGCAGGCGAGAAGCCCGCACAGCCGCGGTAACACTCTGCCAGGGCCTGCCAGTCGCCTGTGCGCCGCGCCAGTTGCCGGGTCAGTTCCGGGGTCAGGTGGGCCCAGTAGCGCCCGGCCGGCAATTCTAGCAGGGTGGGTGCGAAGCGGTGCCCCCCGAAGTGCGAGGTGCGCCACAGGCGGGGTTCCTCGCTGTGGAGCGTCTGGAACAGGGCCGCGCCGTATTTGCCGCAGGAGCTGTCCACCCGGCCGTGGGTACACAGGTGCCAGTCGGAGCCGGCCTGCGGGGCGACCGGCTCGGCTGCCGAGTGGCCCACACCGGCCACATGCTCGCTGAACAGCGCCCACAGCTCCTCTTCGCCCGCGCAGAAATCCTGCCGCACGAAACTGCCCAGCGGTCCTGGCGGACGGGTATACACCCTGACCTGACGCCGGCGGGCATCAAAGGTGGTCAGGTCGCGCGGGGCGAACATCAGCAGGCCGTAGCCCAGGCCGCTCTGTGCCACCCAGTCTCCCAGCACGCTCATGGCCCGGCGCTGCGGCTCGCTCATCCGCGCCGGGTCACGGAACAGGTCCCACTCATGCACGGTGGCTTCAAAAGCGATGCAGGTGTCCCAGCGGTGGGCGCTGCCCGCTGGCTGTGCGCCGCTGTGCCGCGATACGTCGGCGCACAGCGGCAGCCGGGAGGTGGCGTTCGCCGGACCGCTGGTCACGGGGTGGAAGCTTGTACAGGTGCGGGGGCCACCGATTGTTTTGCCGGAGCCGCCGCCCCGCTCAGGACACCGCTGGTCTTCATGTCGTTCAGGATACCCCGCAGCCCGATGATGCCCCGGCCCTTGGCCCAGGCGTCGCGGTTGAACACGTACACCCGCCCAGCCTCCACGGCCGGCAGCGAGGCGAGCAGCGGCTCGGCACGGAACTTCTCGTACGCCGCTTGGTCCTCGGGGTTGTACAGCACAATCAGGGTGTCGGGCTGCAGGGCCGCCAGCCCTTCGGGGCTGAGCAGATACTGCGTTTCGCCCTCCTGGGTCTCCACCGGGTTGTCCAGGCCCAGCTCGGTCAGGATGCTGCCCAGGTACGACAGCCGGGAGTGCACGAAAAAGCCGGTAGGCGCCAGAACACCAACCACCACCCGCCCGGCGCTGGGGCTGACCGTGGCTTTGACCTCATCGAACAGCGCCTGATGCTCGGCCAGCGCCTGTTCGCCCTCCTGCGCGTGCCCGGTCAGGCGGCTGAGGTCGCGGAACTGCGCCACCTGGTCTGCGTAGCTGCCCCGGTAGGAACGGTAGAGCAGGGTAGGTGCAATACGGCTCAGCTGGCTGTAAATCTGCTCGTGGTCCTGCTCGTCGGCCACAATCAGGTCCGGCTTGAGTGCGGCGATGGCTTCCAGGCTGGGGGAGTGGCGGTTGCCCACCAGCTCGGTACTGCCGGGCGGGTAATAAGGCCGCAGGTGCGGCAGAATCTCGTTGGCCTTGTCGCCGTCAGCAGCGATACCGATGGGCCGGACACCCAGGCGGGCCAGCGCGTCCATCGGCCCGAACTCCAGCGCCACGATTCGCTGTGGGGCCTGCTGGAAGACCTGCTCACCGCGCAGGTCCTTGACCGTGACTGGAAACGCTGCCGTAGCGGCGGCCGCACTCG
Above is a genomic segment from Deinococcus proteolyticus MRP containing:
- a CDS encoding FecCD family ABC transporter permease, whose translation is MTRPAAGRPTGWAPLCYLAAAALLGVAFIVSLGSGALHIAPEEVLRVLQTPDDSRESLAVWTLRFPRTLAAGLAGAALGVSGLLLQGVTRNPLADPGILGVEAGAALALMLGVVFFPALGGLSVPLAFGGGLLAAGLTLGFAARSGFTPLRLALSGMAVAALCSAVTRSIQILWEDRAQAALVLLNGSVAGRTWEDLARTWPWLAAPLVLALLLGSRVNLLALGEDVARSLGAQAGRDLLGLSLLGVLLAAGAVALTGPLGYVGLIVPHLARGLLGRDHRLTLPLSALLGAALLILADVAARLIDAPAETPVGLLIAALGTPFFIVLARRIRA
- a CDS encoding ABC transporter ATP-binding protein, with translation MTEPIPPRPLEASHLTLSYGEQAILNDLNFALRGGAVTSLVGANGCGKSTLLRALSRLLAPSGGAVMLDGQDLHRLNPKEVARRLAILPQGPVAPEGLTVEQLVWFGRHPHQGFLGTRGEADRAQVAWAMSQTGMTAFAGRPLDALSGGQRQRAWIAMSLAQSTPVLLLDEPTTYLDLSHQLEVLELVQRLNREQGKTVVMVLHDLNQAVRYSDELVAVQGGRVYAQGDPAALMTPELLRDVFGLKAHVLQDPDTGRPHIIPYAVARVL
- a CDS encoding sugar transferase, producing the protein MAVLVWMLHAAAIPGFSGMGGGAEQGLLTRLWLVAGILGVLLSHRSTLSEAGSAYLLPLAAFGVAAALFAAAGYAEHIALLVPVHLLWLLLTAAVQVALQRRRPPVRLGMLAAPDPELLPYLQERHLRPTVLSAQEPAALQQVDALVVRPEQYSALQQRVLEHAQLMNLPVVSGRLLEEELTGRVSLDDVDETWVTPAAFQTGYLPWKRFFDVFFTLVSLPVLLPLMAVVAAVVYFNSGRPILFWQERVGRGGQPFQLVKFRTMTRDSERSGPAFAKQGDQRITPVGAFLRKFRLDELPQFWNVLRGEMSIIGPRPEQWAFTVEFEESIPMYSSRHWVRPGITGWAQVTQGYTDSVGQITEKLRYDFYYVKHCSLALDLQIVWKTVMTILTGFGSR
- a CDS encoding ABC transporter substrate-binding protein, encoding MTHLAPLAPFRLSRFSPALGLSTLLLACSPQPGGQTGSGAAAAQAAAPATSQAAGAEPAASGTATSRADDQEATPRVVALEYSYLDMLAALGVQPVGGALGNTGAERGAPAYLQEYLQGVADVGTRAQPSLEAISALKPDLILADSKTHAEVLPALHKLARTQDYPNRSASYDDVMEQLRSVGELTGRREQASGELDRQAALLASVKSVASAGAPPVLVGAATPEGFWVHSDQSFAGSLFEKVGRRNVARAQDGEVIYQVSLEGLAALNPPSLVLMTAQDETPITVKWAANPLWQGLDAVRANRVYEVDRDLWSRSRGPLSIERIFGQMRDSGLLMNEAPAPGFRARP
- a CDS encoding ABC transporter substrate-binding protein, whose translation is MSATNFHLRLKAWLLCGLLASCAAPADDSGAGQSASSASSQASTSSQASTSSQAAAGASGPAASAAAATAAFPVTVKDLRGEQVFQQAPQRIVALEFGPMDALARLGVRPIGIAADGDKANEILPHLRPYYPPGSTELVGNRHSPSLEAIAALKPDLIVADEQDHEQIYSQLSRIAPTLLYRSYRGSYADQVAQFRDLSRLTGHAQEGEQALAEHQALFDEVKATVSPSAGRVVVGVLAPTGFFVHSRLSYLGSILTELGLDNPVETQEGETQYLLSPEGLAALQPDTLIVLYNPEDQAAYEKFRAEPLLASLPAVEAGRVYVFNRDAWAKGRGIIGLRGILNDMKTSGVLSGAAAPAKQSVAPAPVQASTP
- a CDS encoding Gfo/Idh/MocA family protein; amino-acid sequence: MIPTVAIIGCGNRGADVYARHLQEEGAQVTHLVDPRAERLAEVAARLGVPPEHCFADAAEFFALGRVVDAAVVATPDGIHTDPCLKALALGYHVLLEKPVALNEAELDLLLTAEAASAGRVSVCHVLRATPFFREVTATIRSGRLGRLIGIQLNENVAHWHYAHSYVRGNWRASPPAAPFILAKSSHDLDLLRWWAAAPPLRVSSAGGLFHFRPDQAPPGAARRCLDCPVLDCPSDARVIYGTRDPHAWPVTVLTAGGRSLRSALEETSYGECVYLGHNNVCDHQTVTAEFAGGVTATLTTTAFTHNNTRTLKVLGSHGELRGQLELGELEWHDFRSGAEPMGTEPMGAGQKSRVQRWTVDVSGNHGGGDVALVRDWLAFLRGERAIPTPLAESLDSHRLAFAAERARLRGTVEPLTVDR
- a CDS encoding sucrase ferredoxin, giving the protein MTSGPANATSRLPLCADVSRHSGAQPAGSAHRWDTCIAFEATVHEWDLFRDPARMSEPQRRAMSVLGDWVAQSGLGYGLLMFAPRDLTTFDARRRQVRVYTRPPGPLGSFVRQDFCAGEEELWALFSEHVAGVGHSAAEPVAPQAGSDWHLCTHGRVDSSCGKYGAALFQTLHSEEPRLWRTSHFGGHRFAPTLLELPAGRYWAHLTPELTRQLARRTGDWQALAECYRGCAGFSPAAQYADAAAFQQAGWWWLDARREADVLRQDEDGFEVELHYWPPQGRGQPGRVHVQGERTHTLHLPASSHAPELYPEPQYRLTLAGHL
- a CDS encoding FecCD family ABC transporter permease; translation: MTFSLPPRVDHVPPQGWRQAALPLGLGLGVLTLAFFALGVGAVPTPPADLWAALSGQPGETADLTRRLVFDLRLPRVVAALLGGAMFAVSGTILQAVVRNPLASPDLVGVGAGAGLAVILLLLVLPDAPGWLLPWGAFLGAWGAFLLVLALAHSGGAGGGARLPPVRLALLGVAVGAACGALGQLALLRAPDHVGGALAFLAGTVYGADWARAGRALPWALTLLPAAWLLGRRLDLLALGEDTALALGHRVTMGRYGALLVAVGLAAAAVTACGVLGFVGLVAPHLARLLAGNLHGRTLPVSALLGAALVLAADTLGRILSPPLEVPAGLITTLLGAPYFLYLLRRGR